The DNA segment CTATGAATATCGATGGTCTCGGGCCTAGCATTGTAGAAAACCTAATCAATAACAAATTAATTACAAATGTTGTTGATTTATATCATTTGACGGTAGATCAACTAGTTACCATGGACCGAATGGGCAAGAAATCTGCTGAGAATTTGGTAAAAGCTATTGCAGATTCTAAAACTCGTGGTTTGGACCGCGTATTATATGGTCTTGGTATTCGTCTAATTGGCTCTAAAGCAGCTGCAACAATTGCTAATGTCGTGAAATCTATGGAACGGTTTATGACTATCACTAAGGAAGAGCTCGTTGCGGTGGAAGAGATTGGTCCTACAATGGCAGATAGTATTGTTGAATACCGTCAAGATTCTGCTCATGTAGAAATCATTGAAGGTTTAATAGCGGCAGGACTTAAGATGACTGTAGATGTTGTTGAAGCTGCAGGCAATCAAATGGAAGGGGAAATCGTCGTTCTTACAGGGAAGCTTGAAGTTATGGGCCGCAGTGAAGCTGGTAAGATTCTTGAAGCTCATGGGGCTAAGGTTACAGGTTCCGTCTCTAAGAAAACAACCCTTGTTATTGCTGGCGAAGATAGTGGTAGTAAGCTTACTAAAGCAAATGAATTGGGTATTCGTGTTATGAATGAAGAGGAATTTGTAGAACTACTTAAGGACCTTGGAGAAATCCAATAGACATACATTCTACAATATTTTGAAAATATATATTATTTGCTTTATAATTAGTAATTATGAAAGGATGTGTCTCGATGAAAATCAGCCAAGAGGAAATTAAAAAAATCGCCTTACTTTCACGCTTGGAAGTTAAGGAAGAACATATGGCACATGTAGAAAAAGAGTTGTCCGACATCTTGACTTATGTTGCTGAACTAGATGCATTAGAACTTGATGGTGTAGAGCCTATGGCTCATGCAGTACCATTGCACAATGTATTTAGAGAGGATGAAACAAAACCATCCCTCGATCATGATTTAGCTTTATCCAATGCTCCAGAAGCAGAGGATGGGTACTTTAAAGTACCTCGTGTTGTACAAGAATAGGAGGTTTCGCTGTGGCAACAATTCATGAATTACACAAGAAACTAGTGAATAAAGAAATCAGCGCTGTTGAATTGACGAATGCTGTTATTGCACATAAAGCGAAAGTGGAACCGACTGTACATGCGTACTTATCCGATTCTCATGATCGTGCTTTGGCTACAGCTAAGCTTGTAGATGAAGCAATTGCTAAAGGTGAAGCTATTTCCCCATTGGCAGGTATTCCTGGTGCAATTAAAGATAATATTTGTATTAAAGATGAACCTGCAACATGTGCATCTAAAATGTTGGAGAACTTTGTGCCTCCATACAATGCGTCTGTTATTGAATGTTTACAAGATAATCATTACATTAGTCTTGGTAAACTTAACATGGACGAATTTGCCATGGGTGGTTCTACAGAGAACTCTGCATTAGCTAAAACTACTAACCCTTGGAATGCTGATTGCGTACCAGGTGGCTCTTCAGGTGGTAGTGCAGCCGCTGTGTCTAGTGGTTCTGCTATTTGGGCTCTTGGCTCTGATACAGGTGGATCTATTCGTCAACCAGCATCCTTCTGTGGCGTTGTAGGTTTAAAACCAACATACGGTAATGTATCTCGTTATGGCTTAATTGCCTTCGCATCCTCTTTGGATCAAATTGGCCCTGTTACTCGAGATGTAACTGATGCTGCTTTAGTATTAAATGCTATCTCTGGTCACGATGCAAAAGATTCCACGTCCATTCCAGGTGCTCGTGTAGATTACACTACTGCCCTTGTAAATGATGTAAAAAATATGAAAATTGGTGTACCAAAAGAATTCTTTGGTGATGGTCTTAATAGCGAAGTTCGAAAAGCCATAGAAGAGGCTATCGAAACATACAAAAAATTAGGCGCTGAAATCGTTGAGGTTTCCTTACCTAACTCTAAATATGCATTATCTGCATACTATATCATTGCTTTGGCAGAAGCTAGCTCCAACTTGGCTCGTTATGACGGTGTAAGTTATGGTATGCGTGTACCTGCAGATAATCTTGTAGATATGTCTACTAAAACTCGTACAGAAGGTTTTGGTCCTGAAGTACAACGCCGTATTTTGTTAGGTACTTATGTATTGAGTGCTGGTTATTATGATGCTTATTATTTGAAAGCATTAAAAGTACGCCGCCTCATTAAAAATGAATTTGATGAAGCATTCTCCAAAGTGGATTTGATTTTAACACCAACTGCACCTAATACATCTTATAAATTTGGTGAAAAAGCAAATGATCCATTGGCAATGTACTTAGAAGATATCTGTACAGTACCAGCAAACCTTGCAGGTATTCCAGGTATTAGCATTCCAGCAGGTATGAGTAGTAGCAATTTGCCAATCGGCTTACAATTGCTCGGTCCTGCTATGGGTGAAGAAACATTGTTACGTGCCGCTTTCACATTTGAACAAGCACGTCCAGACTGTCAATTAGTAGCACCAACTGGGGAGGTTTCTCTATGAGTAGTAAATACGAAACAGTCGTTGGTTTAGAGGTTCATACAGAGCTTAAGACTAAGTCTAAAATCTTCTGTGGTTGTACCACTGAATTCGGCGGCGATCAAAATACACATGTATGCCCAGTATGCCTAGGCTTACCTGGTGCTATGCCTGTGTTAAATAAACAAGTAGTAGAATTTGCTATCAAAGTAGGTTTAGCATTGAACTGTGAAATTCTAAACTTTAACAAATTTGACCGTAAAAACTACTACTATCCAGATTTGCCTAAAAACTATCAAACATCTCAATACGATTTGCCAATTTGCTTGAATGGTCATTTAGACATCGAAGTAAATGGTGAAACTAAACGCATTGGTATTACGCGGATTCACATGGAAGAAGATGCTGGTAAACTAGTTCATAGTGGTAACACTATTTCCGATTCTAAATCTTCTAATGTTGACTATAACCGTACTGGTGTACCTCTTCTTGAAATCGTATCTGAACCAGATATTCGTTCCGGCGCAGAAGCGAGAGCCTATGTTGAAAAACTACGTTCTATCTTGCAATACTTAGAAGTATCTGACGGTCGTATGGAAGAAGGTTCCTTACGTGGTGACTGTAACGTATCCGTACGTTTGCGCGGTACTAAAGAGTTTGGTACACGTACAGAAACTAAGAACGTTAACTCTTTAACAGCTATCCAAAAGGTTGTTGAATATGAAGCATTGCGCCAAGCTAAGTTGATTGAAGCTGGCGGCAAAGTAGATCAAGAAACACGTACTTGGGATGATGCTCAAGGCATTACTATTGGTATGCGTAAAAAAGACGAAGAAAACGATTACCGTTACTTCCCTGAACCTGACTTGGTACCAATTGTAATTACAGACGAAAAAATTGAAGAAGTACGTCGTGCGTTACCAGAATTACAAGATGCTAAGATTGAACGCTTTGTATCTGAATATGGCTTGTCTCGTGAAGATGCTACAACCCTTACTGTATCCCGTAAAACAGCAGATTTCTTGGATGCTACTGTAAAAGCAGGTGCCGATGCTAAGACTGTTGCTAACTGGATGCTTGGTGATTTGTCTAAGATGATTAATGAAAGTGGCTTAACATTTGCTGAATCCAAAGTAAGCCCTGAAAACTTGGCTGGTATGATTGCTCTTATCGATAAAGGTACAATCTCTGGTAAAATTGCGAAAAAGGTTATTGTATCCATGTGGGAATCCGGCAAGGATGCAGATACTATCGTAAAAGAAGAAGGTCTTGTTCAAATCACTGATACTGGTGCTATCGAAGAAATCGTTAAGCAAGTTATTGCTAACAATCCACAACCAGTGGCAGACTTCAAAGGTGGCAATGGCAAAGCTATTGGCTTCTTAGTAGGTCAAGTTATGAAGGAATCTAAAGGCCGTGCTAACCCTGGTATGGTAAATGAATTGCTTCAAAAATACTTGAAAGACTAATTTGTGCGTTAGCCTATAGTCGCATAAGCAATACAAATAAAAATATCCCCTATAGATATATAAACTTATATCTGTAGGGGATATTTATTTGCAATTTTACTGGTAAAATATGGTATAATAGGTTGTATAAAATTAATTATTATTTTGGTCATATAAAGGATTTAACGATGAATGATCAACACAATATAAATAACAATCAAAATACATATAGAAGTAGTGAGCGTAGTGATAGCTACAGTAGTAATACACGTGCTGCAGAACCTAATACACGCGTATTATCTGATGATGAACGCCGTGATTTTGATGGTGTAACCATCGAAGAGGTAGGCGATTCTGTTCATGTGGACTCTACACCTAGTAATATGAATGAAGACTATCAACGTAGTGAAGAATACAATCAATATGGGCCACATGTGAAGGTATATAGCTTTAATAGTACAAGCTGGCTTAGTCGCATCATTTTGATTATCATATTAGCTGTTGTTTTAGCAGCTGTTGTATTCTTTGGTGGCATTATCCTCTCTGTAGTAGGGGTTGTCATTTTAGTGGGTGCTATTGTTTCCTTTATCTTTGGGCTCTTTTAATGGTATAATATATATATTATGACTAGACGGTGGCTGAGCCATTCGATGATTTAAAGGGGACCTATGAACGTAGTTTTATCCACATTAAACTCAAAATTTATACATTCCTCCCTGGCTTTGCGATATCTCAAAGCCTATGGGCAGGCTCACGGACAGGCATACGATATAGTAGAATATACTATTAATATGCCTGTTTTACATATTCTTAGCGATATTACAGAGCGCAATATAGATGTATTGGGCTTTGCTTGCTATATTTGGAACATCGAAATGACATTACATGTGGTAGATATGGTAAAAGCTGTTCGACCAGATATTAAGATCATTTTAGGTGGACCAGAAGTGTCGTTTACGGCAGATGAAATCTTACATCGATGCCATGCTGTAGACTATGTAGTACAAGGGGAAGGGGAAGAAGCCTTTTACCAACTTATTAGTGCATTACAAAATGGTAAGGATGGTTTACAAGAAGAAATTCCTGGGGTACGAGGACGTCATATTTCAGGCGAACTTATGGGCTCTACCGAGGCTGTAGAGGTAAAAGATCTTAGTACTATACCATTCCCATATGTAGAAGAGGATATGGAGGATTTAGAACATAAAATCATCTATTATGAATCCTCTCGCGGTTGTCCATTCTCCTGTCAGTATTGTTTATCTGGTAATAAGAATACAGTACGGTTCTTCCCACAAGACAGAACATTAAAAGAGTTACAATGGTTTATTGATCACAAGGTGAAACAGGTTAAATTTGTAGATAGAACATTTAACTGTGCACCACATCATCATCGTCCGCTGATGGAATTTATGCGTGATGCAGATACAGAGACGAACTTCCATTTGGAAATGGAACCGGAGCTCATGACAGAGTGGGAAACCAATATTCTTTGTGAAACACCACCAGGCCGCATCCAAATCGAGGTGGGCGTACAAAGTACACATAAGAAAACCTTGGATGCTATTAATCGATATAATGATTGGCCGTACATTCAAAAGGCAATTAGACCTATTATTGAAGCAGGTAGAACTCATGTTCATATGGATTTAATTGTAGGCTTACCTTACGAAAATAAAGCACGATTTGGATTATCCTTCAACGATTTATTTAGCTTACAACCTCATGCGCTGCAAATAGGTTTTTTGAAACTTTTAAAAGGCTCTGGTGTACGCCGCATGGAGGAATACCAATACATTAGTGATCCTTTAGCACCTTACGAGGTTTTAAGTACCCATGTATTGCCATATAAAGACGTTCGTTTCTTGAAGCACTTTGAAGATGTATTTGAACGCTTCTATAATAGTGAGCGTTTTAGAACTGTCTTTGGTTATATTGGTAGTAAGCTTATTAAGGAACATACTGATACATCCATAACTGGTGAAGATACAGTAATAAATCATGTACCGACTATGAAAAAGTATGATTCTACCAATGTGGAGCCTAAAAAAGACGCTTTTTCTTATTTTTGTGAAATGACACAAGCTTGGCTCGATGCTGACAATCACAAGGTTAACTTGAAAGATATCGACCAAATCGAGTTCTTATATAATTTCTTTTTGTCTAAAGGCGACAAAGTAGCAGCTGAATTATTACAGTACGATACACTTGTTAGCTATCGAGGTAAGGTTCGAAGTGAAGCCGTAGGTTTGCCTAAGCAGACAAAGGAACTTTTACAAGAAGGGGAAGCATTCTGGCGCAACGAAGAGATTGCAGCCCAGTATATTCCAAACTATACATTTAAAGAGTGGCGTAAGATTCGCCAACAATATGTGGAAATGCCTATGTCTAAAGATACGGCACATGTATTGGGCATAGATAATGTACCTAGTACACCATTTACAGTTGTAATTGACGTTAATAAAGAGGTTAAACCATTTATACGTCCTGACATAGAGGCTTGTTAGTAATACAAAAATAATTTATCTAATTTTGATAGTCGAAATATTACATAACAAGCGATGATTGGTTAGTTAAATAGGAGTGTTATGACCGATACAACGAGACCAAAACGATACCGCATGGTATCTAAATATTATAAAGAAACCTATGGGGAAAAGGTTTATAAATTGCCTGTTGCCTTACCGCTGACGTGTCCAAATCGAGATGGTTCAGCCGGCGTAGGGGGCTGTACCTTCTGTGGTGAAATCGGTGCGGGCTATGAAAATCGTCCTGCTTGGATGACAGTGCGCATGCAATTAGAGGAAAACATTGCTCACATAGGTCCTAAATATAAGGCGAAAAAATTTATACCTTATTATCAAAACTTTAGTAATACCTATTTGGGACTTGATGATTTTAAAAGCTATATGGAGCAAGGTTGCATCGACGAAGCCGTAGGTATTGCTATTGCGACGCGACCAGATTGTATTGCCGATGAATATTTAGATATATTAGCAGACATTAGAGATCGCTTTCAAAAGGATATCTATATTGAATTAGGATTGCAAACGGTCAATTATGATACATTAGAGAAAATTAATCGGGGTCATGATTTAGCTCAGTTTATTGATGCTGTAATACGCATTAAGAGATATGGATTTAATGTAACAACCCATATGATTGTTAATCTTCCATGGGATACTATGAAAGATACCATCGAAGGGGCCCGTATCTTATCAGCCCTCGGTGTGGATCAAGTTAAATTACATGCCTTGTATATCGTTAAAAATACATTGATGGCCAAGTGGTACCAAGAAGGACAGTTCACCTTAATCAGTGCTGAAGAATACGCTGATCGGGTTGTGAATTTTGTTCGTCATTTACACCCTGACATTGTATTGCAGCGTCTTGTTGGGCGAGCGCCTGAAGATAATACATTATTTACGAACTGGTCCATGGGGTGGTGGCGTGTTCAAGATTTAATTGATGATAAATTAGACGAACTGGATGCCCATCAAGGTGATTTATGTGATTATTTAAACGGCAAAGCCGTTCGTAAGTTTATAGATTAGGAGGTTGTATGAGCGAACAAGTATTTACATTTCCTACATATGACCTAGCACAATCCATACTAGGTCAACATAATCGATATTTACATATGATGCTTGAAGTCATCTCTGTAGATGTAGTGGCACGCGGGGATACTGTGGTTATCAAGGGCGATGAAAAGCAAGTAGAGGCTCTGTATCGTACGTTAGAGGAACTGGTATTCTTATATCGTGAAGGCAGTACCATTACTGAGTCCCAAGTTCGTATTGCGGCTAAACTTGTAGCGAACGGTAAAGCTGATGCTGTACATACTATGTTTGAAGATACCTTATCCGTTAATATGCGCGGTAAAAATATTACGCCTAAAACGGAAGGTCAGAAATACTATGTTGATAGCATCCGTAAAAACACTATTACCTTTGGTATAGGCCCTGCCGGTACAGGTAAAACATTCCTAGCCGTAGCGTTAGCCGCATTCTATTTAAAAAATCGCAATGTAGATAAAATCATTTTGACTCGTCCTGCTGTAGAGGCTGGTGAACGATTAGGCTTCCTACCTGGTGAATTACAAGACAAGGTTGATCCTTATTTGCGACCTCTTTATGATGCATTACATGAAATGTTTGGCATCGAGCAAGTACAACGCTTTATGGAACGCGGTACTATCGAGGTAGCACCATTAGCATATATGCGTGGTCGTACCTTAGAAAATGCCTTCGTTATTCTAGACGAAGCTCAAAATACGACGGCTGAGCAGATGAAGATGTTCTTAACACGTTTAGGTAACAACTCTAAAATGGTAGTCAACGGTGATAAGACACAAATTGACTTGCCACCACGTGTTGTGTCTGGTCTCGGCGAGGCTGAAAAGGTATTGCGTCATGTACCTGGTATTAATATGGTTTACTTTAGCGATCAAGACGTTGTTCGTCACGATTTAGTAGGCCGAATTGTAAAAGCTTACGATCAGTATCATGAACGCAAATTAGCTGGTGAGACTGCGGAAACTAACGCAGCATCCAAAGAGCATGTAGCGAAAGGATAAGCATGTATATACATATTAGCTATGATGAAGGAATTCAAGAGGATTCCAATATTGAGGCTGTTATACGCAAGGTCTGTGATGAAGTGAGTCGCGTATATGGTCTTGAAGAAGATGAAATGAGTATTTTACTCTGCGATAATGCTAAGATTCACGAGCTCAATAAAGAATATCGCGGCATCGATAGACCTACCGATGTATTGTCCTTTGCCCTTAATGAAGGGGATGACTACGAAGGCAGTGAAGAGGAACATCACTTACTTGGTGATATGATTATTTCCTTAGAGCGCACTCGTGAACAAGCTATTGAATATGGACATAGCTTTGAACGAGAATTAGCGTATTTAACGACTCACAGTTGCTTACATATCTTAGGCTATGACCATATGAACGACGAAGATAAAAAAGAGATGCGCACTGAAGAAGAATTTATCTTAGGTAATCTCGGTTATGTGCGGGAGGATGCACCATATAATGAATAAGAACGAACATTTTAAATCTGGCTTTGTTGCCGTTGTAGGACGCCCTAATGTTGGTAAATCTACCTTAATTAATGCCCTTATTGGCGACAAAATCGCTATCGTATCCGATAAGGCTCAAACAACCCGTAACCGTATTATCTGTGTATATACAGATGAAGCAAAACAAATCGTTTTCATGGATACACCAGGTGTACATAAGCCAAAACATAAATTAGGTGAATTCATGGTAGATGCTGCCATTGAGTCCTTGAAAGAAACGGAAGCTGTTTTATTTGTAGTAGCAGGCAATGAAAAGCGAGGACCTGGGGACAACTTCATTATTGAACAATTGAAACGTGTAAAGGTTCCTGTTTTCTTAGTTGTTAACAAGATTGATACTCTAAAAAAAGAGGAGCTTTTAGAAGCCATCGTGTCTTATCAAGATGCATATCCATTTGCAGGGGTTATTCCTATTTCTGCAAAGGATAAAGAGAACCTAAATGAAGTTCTAAATGTATTAGAAGAAACATTACCGGAAGGCCCACAATACTTCCCAGAGGATATGATTACGGACCAACCAGAACGTCTTATCATTTCTGATATTGTTCGTGAAAAAATCCTATTGGCTACACGTGATGAAATCCCTCATGCTATCGCTGTAGACGTAGATGAAATGAAAACACGTGATGATGGTACAACCTATATCCGTGCTACTATTTACTGTGAACGAGACTCTCAAAAGGGCATTATCATCGGTAAGAAAGGTGCCTTGTTGAAACAACTCGGTGCTGAAGCCCGTGTAGATATTCAAAAACTATTGGCTACAAAGGTGTACTTAGACCTTTGGGTTAAGGTTAAAAAGGATTGGCGCAATAAATCCGGCATGTTATCTGAACTTGGTTATAGAAAATAATTTTTGCTATAAT comes from the Veillonella dispar genome and includes:
- the ybeY gene encoding rRNA maturation RNase YbeY yields the protein MYIHISYDEGIQEDSNIEAVIRKVCDEVSRVYGLEEDEMSILLCDNAKIHELNKEYRGIDRPTDVLSFALNEGDDYEGSEEEHHLLGDMIISLERTREQAIEYGHSFERELAYLTTHSCLHILGYDHMNDEDKKEMRTEEEFILGNLGYVREDAPYNE
- the gatB gene encoding Asp-tRNA(Asn)/Glu-tRNA(Gln) amidotransferase subunit GatB gives rise to the protein MSSKYETVVGLEVHTELKTKSKIFCGCTTEFGGDQNTHVCPVCLGLPGAMPVLNKQVVEFAIKVGLALNCEILNFNKFDRKNYYYPDLPKNYQTSQYDLPICLNGHLDIEVNGETKRIGITRIHMEEDAGKLVHSGNTISDSKSSNVDYNRTGVPLLEIVSEPDIRSGAEARAYVEKLRSILQYLEVSDGRMEEGSLRGDCNVSVRLRGTKEFGTRTETKNVNSLTAIQKVVEYEALRQAKLIEAGGKVDQETRTWDDAQGITIGMRKKDEENDYRYFPEPDLVPIVITDEKIEEVRRALPELQDAKIERFVSEYGLSREDATTLTVSRKTADFLDATVKAGADAKTVANWMLGDLSKMINESGLTFAESKVSPENLAGMIALIDKGTISGKIAKKVIVSMWESGKDADTIVKEEGLVQITDTGAIEEIVKQVIANNPQPVADFKGGNGKAIGFLVGQVMKESKGRANPGMVNELLQKYLKD
- a CDS encoding B12-binding domain-containing radical SAM protein, which gives rise to MNVVLSTLNSKFIHSSLALRYLKAYGQAHGQAYDIVEYTINMPVLHILSDITERNIDVLGFACYIWNIEMTLHVVDMVKAVRPDIKIILGGPEVSFTADEILHRCHAVDYVVQGEGEEAFYQLISALQNGKDGLQEEIPGVRGRHISGELMGSTEAVEVKDLSTIPFPYVEEDMEDLEHKIIYYESSRGCPFSCQYCLSGNKNTVRFFPQDRTLKELQWFIDHKVKQVKFVDRTFNCAPHHHRPLMEFMRDADTETNFHLEMEPELMTEWETNILCETPPGRIQIEVGVQSTHKKTLDAINRYNDWPYIQKAIRPIIEAGRTHVHMDLIVGLPYENKARFGLSFNDLFSLQPHALQIGFLKLLKGSGVRRMEEYQYISDPLAPYEVLSTHVLPYKDVRFLKHFEDVFERFYNSERFRTVFGYIGSKLIKEHTDTSITGEDTVINHVPTMKKYDSTNVEPKKDAFSYFCEMTQAWLDADNHKVNLKDIDQIEFLYNFFLSKGDKVAAELLQYDTLVSYRGKVRSEAVGLPKQTKELLQEGEAFWRNEEIAAQYIPNYTFKEWRKIRQQYVEMPMSKDTAHVLGIDNVPSTPFTVVIDVNKEVKPFIRPDIEAC
- the gatA gene encoding Asp-tRNA(Asn)/Glu-tRNA(Gln) amidotransferase subunit GatA, with the translated sequence MATIHELHKKLVNKEISAVELTNAVIAHKAKVEPTVHAYLSDSHDRALATAKLVDEAIAKGEAISPLAGIPGAIKDNICIKDEPATCASKMLENFVPPYNASVIECLQDNHYISLGKLNMDEFAMGGSTENSALAKTTNPWNADCVPGGSSGGSAAAVSSGSAIWALGSDTGGSIRQPASFCGVVGLKPTYGNVSRYGLIAFASSLDQIGPVTRDVTDAALVLNAISGHDAKDSTSIPGARVDYTTALVNDVKNMKIGVPKEFFGDGLNSEVRKAIEEAIETYKKLGAEIVEVSLPNSKYALSAYYIIALAEASSNLARYDGVSYGMRVPADNLVDMSTKTRTEGFGPEVQRRILLGTYVLSAGYYDAYYLKALKVRRLIKNEFDEAFSKVDLILTPTAPNTSYKFGEKANDPLAMYLEDICTVPANLAGIPGISIPAGMSSSNLPIGLQLLGPAMGEETLLRAAFTFEQARPDCQLVAPTGEVSL
- a CDS encoding TIGR01212 family radical SAM protein (This family includes YhcC from E. coli K-12, an uncharacterized radical SAM protein.), which produces MTDTTRPKRYRMVSKYYKETYGEKVYKLPVALPLTCPNRDGSAGVGGCTFCGEIGAGYENRPAWMTVRMQLEENIAHIGPKYKAKKFIPYYQNFSNTYLGLDDFKSYMEQGCIDEAVGIAIATRPDCIADEYLDILADIRDRFQKDIYIELGLQTVNYDTLEKINRGHDLAQFIDAVIRIKRYGFNVTTHMIVNLPWDTMKDTIEGARILSALGVDQVKLHALYIVKNTLMAKWYQEGQFTLISAEEYADRVVNFVRHLHPDIVLQRLVGRAPEDNTLFTNWSMGWWRVQDLIDDKLDELDAHQGDLCDYLNGKAVRKFID
- the era gene encoding GTPase Era: MNKNEHFKSGFVAVVGRPNVGKSTLINALIGDKIAIVSDKAQTTRNRIICVYTDEAKQIVFMDTPGVHKPKHKLGEFMVDAAIESLKETEAVLFVVAGNEKRGPGDNFIIEQLKRVKVPVFLVVNKIDTLKKEELLEAIVSYQDAYPFAGVIPISAKDKENLNEVLNVLEETLPEGPQYFPEDMITDQPERLIISDIVREKILLATRDEIPHAIAVDVDEMKTRDDGTTYIRATIYCERDSQKGIIIGKKGALLKQLGAEARVDIQKLLATKVYLDLWVKVKKDWRNKSGMLSELGYRK
- a CDS encoding PhoH family protein, yielding MSEQVFTFPTYDLAQSILGQHNRYLHMMLEVISVDVVARGDTVVIKGDEKQVEALYRTLEELVFLYREGSTITESQVRIAAKLVANGKADAVHTMFEDTLSVNMRGKNITPKTEGQKYYVDSIRKNTITFGIGPAGTGKTFLAVALAAFYLKNRNVDKIILTRPAVEAGERLGFLPGELQDKVDPYLRPLYDALHEMFGIEQVQRFMERGTIEVAPLAYMRGRTLENAFVILDEAQNTTAEQMKMFLTRLGNNSKMVVNGDKTQIDLPPRVVSGLGEAEKVLRHVPGINMVYFSDQDVVRHDLVGRIVKAYDQYHERKLAGETAETNAASKEHVAKG
- the gatC gene encoding Asp-tRNA(Asn)/Glu-tRNA(Gln) amidotransferase subunit GatC, which codes for MKISQEEIKKIALLSRLEVKEEHMAHVEKELSDILTYVAELDALELDGVEPMAHAVPLHNVFREDETKPSLDHDLALSNAPEAEDGYFKVPRVVQE